GTTCTTCATCCCGGAGGGCACCGGGCTGCACACCCAGCTGTTGAAGTTCCAGCGCCAGCGCGAGCGCGTCGGGCTGGTGGTGGACGAGTACGGCGAGATCCTGGGCCTGGCGGCCCTGGACGATATCCTCGAGGAGATCGTCGGCGAATTCACGACGGATCCGGGCACGCTGACCCGCTCGATCACCCGGCAGGAGGATGGAACCTATCTGGTCGAGGGCAGCGCGACGATCCGGGAGCTGAATCGGGTGCTGGGCTGGGAGCTGTCGACCAGCGGGCCGAAGACCCTGAACGGGTTGATCCTCGAGCGGCTGGAGACCATCCCCGAGGCGGGCACGAGCCTGCTGATCGACGGTTATCCGGTGACCATCGTGCAGACCCAGGGCAATCGGGTGAAGACGGCGGAGATCCAGCCGGAGCGCCCGCCCTCGGTCCGGCGCGAGTCGTAGCGCGCCCGCGGCCACCCCGCCCGCCGGCGGGCCTCGGGCGATGTGCAGGGCTGCCGCTTTGTGGGGCCTGCCGCCGCGCATTTGGGCGCGCCGAGCCGCGCAGCCCCGACGGGGGGTGAGCGCGAACCTTTACCGGTTCGCGCTCATCAGCGAGGTCTTGTCCGAGCGGCGCGTTAGCGCCGCGAGTTGAGCGAGCGGCCCCGGCGGGGCGAGCAGCGCAGGGGACCCCGCCGCAGGCGGGGCGCGCACATCCGCGCGGCGGCAGGCCCCACAACGCGGCAGCTTCCGTCTCCAACCTCACCAAACCCGCCGGCGGGCGGGGTGACCGCGGCCCGGCGGACTGCTCGCGGATCAGAGGGCGGCGACTTCCTGCCACTCGTCCTCGGTCAGGAGCTTGTTGGCGTCGACCAGGATCAGCAGCCCATCCTCGCGGCTGACCACCCCGTAGATGTAGCGCGACGACTCCTCGTTGCCCACGTTTGGCGCCGTATCGATCTGCGCCTCGCGGACGCTGGCCACCTCATCGACGCTATCCACCAGGATCCCGGCGACGTTCTCCGCCACCTCCATGACGATGATCCGGCTCTGCTTGTCGGGTTCCCGCGACTGCATCCCGAAGCGCAGCCGGGTGTCGATCACCGTCACCACCTTGCCGCGCAGGTTGATGATGCCCAGCACGAATTCCGGCGCGCCGGGGACCGGCGCGATCTCGGACAACGGCAGGACCTCCTGGACCTGCATCACGTTGATACCGTAGTGCTCATTGCCGAGCTTGAAGGTCACCCACTGGGAGGTCGGCCCCTCGGCGAGCTCGGCATCCTCATCGTACTGTGCCTGTTCGTAAGCCATGTATTCCCCTCGCTACGGGTTTAACGGGAGCCGGCGGGGCCATTCTGCCCCCCGGCGGCGGGGGATGCCAGGGTGCCCCCGACGCCGCCCTCCTGCTCGAGCATGTCGGCGAAGGCGTCGGGATCCACCAGCGCACAGAGGTGCTCGCGCACCGTACCCGCCAGCCAGCGCCGCCGGCCCTGAGCCGAGCGCCACTGCACCTGATCCGGGGTGAGCTTGAGCACCGCGCCCACCTCGCGGCAGGCCAGCCCCCAGTTGCCGTCGCCGACGATGATGATCTTCCCGGCGCGGC
The sequence above is a segment of the Halorhodospira halophila genome. Coding sequences within it:
- a CDS encoding chemotaxis protein CheW, encoding MAYEQAQYDEDAELAEGPTSQWVTFKLGNEHYGINVMQVQEVLPLSEIAPVPGAPEFVLGIINLRGKVVTVIDTRLRFGMQSREPDKQSRIIVMEVAENVAGILVDSVDEVASVREAQIDTAPNVGNEESSRYIYGVVSREDGLLILVDANKLLTEDEWQEVAAL